In Gemmatimonadota bacterium, the DNA window ACTCGAGCTATTTGTCCGCGCTCGATTTTATGACGGTGCTCAACGACAACGATACGCAGCCCATAGAATTTGGCTATACGTATTTGCCGGGACAAAGCACCAAAGAAGGCGACGTGACGCGCGCTGCAGTGACGTTTGCGCGTGTGGATGAATTCACGGGAGAAGCCGAGCGGTTGAAGGTTTTGATGAGCACGGGATTATTTGGTGTTAAGTATTTGTTGATCAATGCGCCCCAGAAGTTTTTGGACAATCCGGTTGATAAACGCGAGGTGAATCCCGATCTTCTGGAAGAGGCCCGAGGTGAAGGGTATGAACCCGGCGTCATTTTCAGACCTTCGTATCAGGCCGCCAAAGATATGTGGGTGATTGACGATGTGCGGATGAAACAATTGGCGCAATTTGGTATTGAAAACAATCGGCTCACCCTGTTGCACAACAGCGCGCGCGAAGCCCTGATTGAAGCGCGTCAGCACCTTGAAAATCTGGATTACGAAGGGTTTATGAACGCATCCCGGCGGGCATGGGGGCTGGAGGCGCGGGGTTATCCCGAAGTGATGGCGACGGCCAATGATACTGTTCGGGGCATTATTTTTTATTTTATTTTATTGCTGCCGTTTTCATTTTTCTGCGAGCGTTTGTTGATTGGTGCGTCGAGTATTACCGCGAGGTTGAGTTGGTTTGCCGCATTTTTTATATTTTTCTTTATTGTTCTGCGCTTTGTCCATCCGGCTTTTCAGTTGAGCAATTCCCCCTATATTATTTTTCTCGCATTTGTGATTATGGCTCTCGGAGGCGTGGCCATGGTCATTGTGGTGTCTAAGTTTGGCGATGAAGTTCGCAAAATGAAGCAGGCTTCTGCCGGGACTTATGAAGCCGATGTCGGGCGCATTAGCGCGACGTCGGCCGCGATTGTGCTGGGCATTTCAAATTTGAGAAAGCGCCCCATGCGCACGGGGTTGACGGCGATTACGCTGACCTTATTGACTTTTACGACATTGTCTTTTACCTCGGTACAGACTTCGTTGAAGTTCTACAAGTTGCCCCGCGATAACGAGCCGTCGTATCAGGGGGCACTCGTGCGCGACCGATCCTGGCGCGGGATGCAGGAATCCGTGCTCAATTATCTCAATAGTGCCTTTGAAGGCCGCGCCGATATTGTGCCGCGATCGTGGTATTTGTCACAGGTGCGTGGCGAGCGCGCTTATGTGAATTTTTCTCGCGTGACAGAGGCCACCGCCGATATGGGGCCAAAGGAGATTTACGTCGATTTCGATGTGGGCATTACCACGGGAAAAGACAGTTTTGTCAATGCGCTGTTGGGTCTTACACCTGACGAACCCAAAATTACCGGAGTTGATCGCTATTTGATGAGCGGGCGGTGGTTTAAGCCCGGAGAAGAGTTCGTTTGTCTGTTGCCAAATGATCTGGCCGAGCTTGTCGGTATTTTCCCCGAAGATGCCGGTACAGCCAAAATTGAAATGCAGGGGCAGATTTTTACGGTGATTGGCATTCTCGATTCTGAAATGTTTAACAAGTTCAAAGATCTGGACGATGAAAAACTGACCCCTGTTGATACGGTTAAAGAAAAAGACGATTTGGCAGATGCACAGGATCAGGACCCGCGGGTTGTCGCGGCTGCGCCTATTGAGACCTTTACCCACCTGGAATCGACCAATGTGCTCGTCGTGCCCTATGAGTATATTCGGGATATCGGGGGCGTGTTGGCTTCGGTGGCGATTGCGAATTTCAGGGATGAGAGCGGGCAGCCCAAGTTGAATTTTGTCCCCGATATTGAAGAGTTTATGGCACGCGTGTCTTTGACGATGTTTGTGGGCAAGGATGATGGTGTAACCGTCTATAGTTCGATTGGTTCAACGTCGCTTTCTGGATTGGGCAATTTGTTTATTCCGATCTTGATTGCGGCGCTTATTGTGCTCAATACTATGATGGGTGCTGTGTATGAGCGTTTTCGAGAGATCAGTATTTATTCTTCGGTGGGATTGGCTCCCAATCATATTGCGGCACTTTTCCTCGCGGAGGCTGGCGTATTTGCCACACTCGGTGCGGTTATGGGATATTTAATTGGACAAGTGCTTGTGCTCATACTTTACAATGAGGGATTGTTGGGTGGCCTGGAATTGAATTATTCGTCGCTGTCCGCAATTTCCGCCACGTTGATTGTGATGGCAACGGTATTTCTTTCGGCGCTTTATCCAGCCAAAAAAGCCGCTGATATGGCCGTGCCCGATGTGACCCGAAAATGGGAATTTCCCGATCCGGATGGCGATCGGTGGGTATTTGATTTTCCCTTTACAGTGGGCGGTGCCGAGGTATTGGGCATGTACTCTTATTTGACCCGGGTTTTTGAATCTTATGGCGAGGGGTCGGTGGGTGATTTTGTAGCAGATCACGTGAAGTTCTGGTCTGAGGATCACGAGGGAGAACCGCAATACAATATTGACCTGACGGCGTGGTTGGCGCCTTATGACCTGGGAATTAGCCAGGAAGTGCAGTTGAAAGCCATTCCAACGGGTGAGCACAATATTTATAAAATTGAAGTGGTGATCAATCGCTTGAGTGGCGATGTGGCGTCCTGGAAACGGATCAATCGCGGATTTTTGAATGTGTTGAGAAAGCGATTCCTGGTCTGGCGCACAATTCCGGGCGACATGAAGTTCAATTATGCAGAAGACGGACGCCGGGTTTTGTCTGGCGAAGTCGCGGCAATAGCATAACGTGCAGATTTTGTGAATTTCCTTCTGGGAGGCAATTTTGGCAACCGATGAACCAAGAGATACAGAAGAAACAAAAGAGGATCTGACAGAATACGAACAGATTATGCCAGAGGACGCGCCTTTTGAAGATGGCTTTGGCTGGAAGACGATATGGGCGACGGCGTTCGTTGGGATTGTCATGTTGCCGGGGGCGATTTATCTGGGCCTGGTGACAGGGCAGAGCATGGCTGGCGCGTCTGAGTGGGTGACAATTATTCTCTTTTTAGAGATTGCCAAGCGCTCTTTTGTTCGGCTCAGGACACAGGAAATTTTGATTATCTATTGGGTCGCCGCAGGGCTGTTGGGCATTGGAGTAAAACTCGGTTCCGGCGCGCACCTTTACGGTGGGCCTTTTGGAGGGTTGATTTGGGATCAGTATTTGATTCAGTCGCCCGCGGCAAAAGGTCTGGATAGTTATATCCCGAATTGGGTGACACCGCCTCTGGATTCGCCGGTTTATGCCGAGCGTACGTTTGTGCATCCCGACTGGATTTTGCCGGTGTTGATTTTGTTTCTGGTCATGATTATCAATCAGGCTGCGCGGCTATCCTTTGGGTATGTGATGTTCCGCATTACCAGCGATAT includes these proteins:
- a CDS encoding FtsX-like permease family protein — protein: MRKIGTGILWIITILMLSSVTIFNPGQVTDFFVTLFNIKPSIPELKPIEISERDREIRSIAESITQEDVSQIITDLSGMGSRVPGYAGHRQAFEYVKQHFEQFGLEDIKVEEHTVTVPVDKGASLTLTDTGEEIAIYGFWPNHVQTPSVPSAGISGALIYGGKGSFSELNGKKVEGSVVLMDFDCDQGYLSPRMLGAQAILFYDNGRVTQGQAMDKFLPVPVDVPRFWVKKDDALRLLELAQMQSPEVRLTSKMDWEEVPTWNIFATVPGSEDYITEREERKWKDQQIVLSAFYDAISVVPALAPGAENASGLAALLHTARVLKQNPPKYSVTFLATGSHFQGLSGINDFVYRHSRESDHFRDKIPDSLSVAGAYLDGELIPRDSEDFEELIPGSYKIDFRLFIGLDLSSESDQLASFSHGTFNNPNWQTDNYLNNLLAPYADKFDKYMAKVFPGEEVRHVDAIAPPKRTWKNFMPIRLGFDSEAVTFVGKEGITLATPSTVRRFVDTPVDRVEHVNMGNLTRQIQTAIAAMMKAGEDPEFFRVSKLKLQDRGHSLRGQVLWFDRNVDFALPRVPVPGGVATYRQPGNVHSCAGVRTLIIDKTTEGPIYDIDKLADDQTEDADLKLFGDKDKVKETGWFSFEIMRNRFTNRILAYDIDEEGTITSAPDMGTEGDKKFPLTQRYGWWENEMLTVLFKSRSISVFEIIDSSYLSALDFMTVLNDNDTQPIEFGYTYLPGQSTKEGDVTRAAVTFARVDEFTGEAERLKVLMSTGLFGVKYLLINAPQKFLDNPVDKREVNPDLLEEARGEGYEPGVIFRPSYQAAKDMWVIDDVRMKQLAQFGIENNRLTLLHNSAREALIEARQHLENLDYEGFMNASRRAWGLEARGYPEVMATANDTVRGIIFYFILLLPFSFFCERLLIGASSITARLSWFAAFFIFFFIVLRFVHPAFQLSNSPYIIFLAFVIMALGGVAMVIVVSKFGDEVRKMKQASAGTYEADVGRISATSAAIVLGISNLRKRPMRTGLTAITLTLLTFTTLSFTSVQTSLKFYKLPRDNEPSYQGALVRDRSWRGMQESVLNYLNSAFEGRADIVPRSWYLSQVRGERAYVNFSRVTEATADMGPKEIYVDFDVGITTGKDSFVNALLGLTPDEPKITGVDRYLMSGRWFKPGEEFVCLLPNDLAELVGIFPEDAGTAKIEMQGQIFTVIGILDSEMFNKFKDLDDEKLTPVDTVKEKDDLADAQDQDPRVVAAAPIETFTHLESTNVLVVPYEYIRDIGGVLASVAIANFRDESGQPKLNFVPDIEEFMARVSLTMFVGKDDGVTVYSSIGSTSLSGLGNLFIPILIAALIVLNTMMGAVYERFREISIYSSVGLAPNHIAALFLAEAGVFATLGAVMGYLIGQVLVLILYNEGLLGGLELNYSSLSAISATLIVMATVFLSALYPAKKAADMAVPDVTRKWEFPDPDGDRWVFDFPFTVGGAEVLGMYSYLTRVFESYGEGSVGDFVADHVKFWSEDHEGEPQYNIDLTAWLAPYDLGISQEVQLKAIPTGEHNIYKIEVVINRLSGDVASWKRINRGFLNVLRKRFLVWRTIPGDMKFNYAEDGRRVLSGEVAAIA